In one window of Echeneis naucrates chromosome 17, fEcheNa1.1, whole genome shotgun sequence DNA:
- the capn10 gene encoding calpain-10 isoform X1 codes for MTAEDRGARGAKALFEDLDFPSDDTSLFCDSSTPIAGLQGNIAWQRPQEICQSPVLFPDDITLGHAKQGLLGDCWFLCACTVLIKNSHLLNKVLPPDQPQWGDSRYRGFFQFHFWQQGHWTEVTIDDRLPCINSSLCFSRCHSPTAFWVALLEKAYAKFHGSYERLWAGQVSEALVDLTGGLAEHWSLGDLGSEEEQRPEQDSDQVRRRGLDLNLLYPVKDDCALSCSTQSRPGGAIELGQYHALTVMEWLDVKTVSGSKLKLIRIRNPWGRCCWGGAWIDSGAGWSSVKHVCASDLQARLAEGEFWLDEREFMSLFDDVTVGYPISEEGHLKSIYTGRLLKHSHQLAGQWLRGHSAGGSRNSSSYGTNPKFWLKVSERGEVLVSLLQHRKWRKTEKYAQTPLEDNKNTKHQHYQAIALHMWKVEKKRFNMSRMLNKPPCTSTHCHAYEREVVLHGQLDSGYYLLIPSTYQPGAEARFLIRAFSTSSISLSALKSPAPSLPLTTDGEWETSYFRGSWVEGETAGGSRNFLSHWQNPCFPFTVCEHPAVTSGVNVRITLQQNRPDTDLHPIGFHIYKVAEGACVQTISRNENPVASCVPHCYMQDVSLVCSLLPGAYIVLPSTYEPDCSANFTLSLARRIHRKVVKSQERLGRAIQEVSHISVMQS; via the exons ATGACAGCAGAGGACAGGGGAGCGCGTGGAGCCAAGGCTCTGTTTGAGGACCTGGATTTTCCCTCTGACGACACGTCCCTGTTCTGTGACAGCTCCACACCCATCGCCGGGCTGCAGGGAAACATCGCATGGCAGCGCCCGCAG GAGATCTGCCAGTCACCAGTTCTCTTCCCTGACGACATCACCTTGGGTCATGCTAAACAAGGCCTACTCGGAGACTGCTGGTTTCTCTGTGCCTGCACTGTCCTGATTAAGAACAGTCATCTACTGAACAAG GTGTTGCCCCCAGATCAGCCCCAGTGGGGTGACAGCAGGTATAGGGGCTTCTTCCAGTTCCATTTCTGGCAGCAGGGGCATTGGACAGAGGTGACCATTGATGATCGCCTGCCCTGTATTaattcctctctctgcttctcacGCTGCCACTCTCCCACTGCCTTCTGGGTAGCCCTGTTGGAGAAGGCCTACGCCAA GTTTCATGGCTCATATGAGCGACTGTGGGCGGGACAGGTGTCTGAGGCCCTGGTTGATTTGACCGGTGGCCTAGCAGAACACTGGAGCTTGGGAGACTTGGgttcagaggaggagcagagaccAGAACAGGACAGTGACCAGGTCAGGAGGAGAGGGCTGGACCTGAACCTTTTGTACCCTGTGAAGGATGACTGTGCGTTAAGCTGCTCCACTCAAAGCAGACCTGGAG GTGCCATTGAGCTTGGTCAGTATCATGCTCTGACTGTGATGGAATGGTTGGATGTGAAGACCGTGTCAGGGAGCAAATTAAAGCTAATCAGGATCAGAAACCCCTGGGGAAGATGCTGCTGGGGAGGGGCATGGATAGATAG TGGTGCAGGTTGGAGCTCTGTCAAACATGTTTGTGCTTCAGATCTACAAGCTAGGTTGGCTGAGGGTGAGTTCTGGTTGGATGAACGTGAATTCATGTCCCtgtttgatgatgtcacagtgggaTACCCCATTAGTGAGGAAGGACACCTAAAGAGCATCTATACTG GACGTCTCCTAAAACACAGCCATCAGCTGGCTGGCCAGTGGCTAAGGGGGCACTCAGCCGGTGGTAGCCGAAATAGCAGCAGTTATGGTACCAACCCCAAGTTTTGGCTGAAAGTGAGCGAGAGGGGAGAGGTACTGGTGTCCCTGCTGCAGCATAGGAagtggagaaagacagagaaatacGCACAAACGCCTCTTGaggacaacaaaaacacaaaacaccagcACTACCAGGCTATTGCTCTACACATGTGGAAG GTAGAGAAGAAGCGTTTTAATATGAGCCGGATGTTGAACAAACCCCCATGTACTTCTACTCACTGCCACGCCTATGAGCGAGAGGTGGTCCTTCATGGGCAGCTGGATTCTGGATACTACCTGCTGATCCCCAGCACCTACCAGCCAGGAGCCGAGGCACGCTTTCTCATCAGGGCCTTTTCCACTTCTTCCATATCCCTGAG TGCCCTGAAAAGCCCAGCACCGTCACTGCCTTTGACAACAGATGGTGAGTGGGAGACCAGTTACTTCCGAGGCTCGTGGGTGGAGGGAGAGACGGCAGGAGGAAGCAGGAACTTCCTGTCTCACTGGCAGAACCCCTGCTTCCCTTTTACAGTGTGTGAGCACCCAGCTGTGACATCAGGAGTTAATGTCAGGATTACCCTGCAGCAGAACCGCCCTGACACTGACTTACACCCTATTGGCTTCCACATTTACAAG GTCGCAGAGGGAGCATGTGTGCAGACAATCTCAAGGAATGAGAATCCCGTTGCCAGTTGCGTCCCCCACTGTTACATGCAGGATGTCAGTCTGGTGTGCAGTCTTCTTCCTGGAGCTTACATCGTGTTACCGTCCACTTATGAGCCTGACTGCTCAGCAAACTTCACCCTGAGCCTGGCTCGTAGAATACACAG gaaGGTGGTCAAAAGTCAGGAGAGGCTGGGGAGAGCAATTCAGGAG GTCTCTCACATCTCGGTGATGCAAAGTTAG
- the capn10 gene encoding calpain-10 isoform X2 yields the protein MTAEDRGARGAKALFEDLDFPSDDTSLFCDSSTPIAGLQGNIAWQRPQEICQSPVLFPDDITLGHAKQGLLGDCWFLCACTVLIKNSHLLNKVLPPDQPQWGDSRYRGFFQFHFWQQGHWTEVTIDDRLPCINSSLCFSRCHSPTAFWVALLEKAYAKFHGSYERLWAGQVSEALVDLTGGLAEHWSLGDLGSEEEQRPEQDSDQVRRRGLDLNLLYPVKDDCALSCSTQSRPGGAIELGQYHALTVMEWLDVKTVSGSKLKLIRIRNPWGRCCWGGAWIDSGAGWSSVKHVCASDLQARLAEGEFWLDEREFMSLFDDVTVGYPISEEGHLKSIYTGRLLKHSHQLAGQWLRGHSAGGSRNSSSYGTNPKFWLKVSERGEVLVSLLQHRKWRKTEKYAQTPLEDNKNTKHQHYQAIALHMWKVEKKRFNMSRMLNKPPCTSTHCHAYEREVVLHGQLDSGYYLLIPSTYQPGAEARFLIRAFSTSSISLSALKSPAPSLPLTTDVCEHPAVTSGVNVRITLQQNRPDTDLHPIGFHIYKVAEGACVQTISRNENPVASCVPHCYMQDVSLVCSLLPGAYIVLPSTYEPDCSANFTLSLARRIHRKVVKSQERLGRAIQEVSHISVMQS from the exons ATGACAGCAGAGGACAGGGGAGCGCGTGGAGCCAAGGCTCTGTTTGAGGACCTGGATTTTCCCTCTGACGACACGTCCCTGTTCTGTGACAGCTCCACACCCATCGCCGGGCTGCAGGGAAACATCGCATGGCAGCGCCCGCAG GAGATCTGCCAGTCACCAGTTCTCTTCCCTGACGACATCACCTTGGGTCATGCTAAACAAGGCCTACTCGGAGACTGCTGGTTTCTCTGTGCCTGCACTGTCCTGATTAAGAACAGTCATCTACTGAACAAG GTGTTGCCCCCAGATCAGCCCCAGTGGGGTGACAGCAGGTATAGGGGCTTCTTCCAGTTCCATTTCTGGCAGCAGGGGCATTGGACAGAGGTGACCATTGATGATCGCCTGCCCTGTATTaattcctctctctgcttctcacGCTGCCACTCTCCCACTGCCTTCTGGGTAGCCCTGTTGGAGAAGGCCTACGCCAA GTTTCATGGCTCATATGAGCGACTGTGGGCGGGACAGGTGTCTGAGGCCCTGGTTGATTTGACCGGTGGCCTAGCAGAACACTGGAGCTTGGGAGACTTGGgttcagaggaggagcagagaccAGAACAGGACAGTGACCAGGTCAGGAGGAGAGGGCTGGACCTGAACCTTTTGTACCCTGTGAAGGATGACTGTGCGTTAAGCTGCTCCACTCAAAGCAGACCTGGAG GTGCCATTGAGCTTGGTCAGTATCATGCTCTGACTGTGATGGAATGGTTGGATGTGAAGACCGTGTCAGGGAGCAAATTAAAGCTAATCAGGATCAGAAACCCCTGGGGAAGATGCTGCTGGGGAGGGGCATGGATAGATAG TGGTGCAGGTTGGAGCTCTGTCAAACATGTTTGTGCTTCAGATCTACAAGCTAGGTTGGCTGAGGGTGAGTTCTGGTTGGATGAACGTGAATTCATGTCCCtgtttgatgatgtcacagtgggaTACCCCATTAGTGAGGAAGGACACCTAAAGAGCATCTATACTG GACGTCTCCTAAAACACAGCCATCAGCTGGCTGGCCAGTGGCTAAGGGGGCACTCAGCCGGTGGTAGCCGAAATAGCAGCAGTTATGGTACCAACCCCAAGTTTTGGCTGAAAGTGAGCGAGAGGGGAGAGGTACTGGTGTCCCTGCTGCAGCATAGGAagtggagaaagacagagaaatacGCACAAACGCCTCTTGaggacaacaaaaacacaaaacaccagcACTACCAGGCTATTGCTCTACACATGTGGAAG GTAGAGAAGAAGCGTTTTAATATGAGCCGGATGTTGAACAAACCCCCATGTACTTCTACTCACTGCCACGCCTATGAGCGAGAGGTGGTCCTTCATGGGCAGCTGGATTCTGGATACTACCTGCTGATCCCCAGCACCTACCAGCCAGGAGCCGAGGCACGCTTTCTCATCAGGGCCTTTTCCACTTCTTCCATATCCCTGAG TGCCCTGAAAAGCCCAGCACCGTCACTGCCTTTGACAACAGATG TGTGTGAGCACCCAGCTGTGACATCAGGAGTTAATGTCAGGATTACCCTGCAGCAGAACCGCCCTGACACTGACTTACACCCTATTGGCTTCCACATTTACAAG GTCGCAGAGGGAGCATGTGTGCAGACAATCTCAAGGAATGAGAATCCCGTTGCCAGTTGCGTCCCCCACTGTTACATGCAGGATGTCAGTCTGGTGTGCAGTCTTCTTCCTGGAGCTTACATCGTGTTACCGTCCACTTATGAGCCTGACTGCTCAGCAAACTTCACCCTGAGCCTGGCTCGTAGAATACACAG gaaGGTGGTCAAAAGTCAGGAGAGGCTGGGGAGAGCAATTCAGGAG GTCTCTCACATCTCGGTGATGCAAAGTTAG
- the ccl20a.4 gene encoding C-C motif chemokine 20, whose translation MTRLVVLVLGLLLVVLVEQSENSPMKVCCTQYQSKAISPAWIKYYIEQDVNFCDIRAVILVTLKNKLVCVNPDSLWLKPIIKTITKRRLQGNLYIE comes from the exons ATGACGAGGCTGGTTGTGCTTGTCCTtgggctgctgctggtggttcTGGTGGAGCAAAGCGAAAACA gtcCTATGAAGGTTTGCTGCACACAGTACCAAAGCAAAGCAATATCACCTGCATGGATAAAATACTACATAGAGCAGGACGTCAATTTCTGCGACATCAGAGCAGTAAT TCTGGTGACcctcaaaaacaaacttgtatGTGTGAATCCGGACTCACTGTGGCTGAAACCCATTATTAAAACTATAACAAA ACGCAGATTGCAAGGCAACCTCTACATTGAATGA
- the ccl20a.3 gene encoding C-C motif chemokine 20a.3 has protein sequence MMSIKLIVISLSICLLATHTSAVYVECCRRYMKTRVPFGVIRGYSVQRETELCPINAIIFHTKRGKACTDPAFNWVMEYVNRLRNAAQLVHKTSKVQK, from the exons ATGATGTCAATCAAACTGATAGTGATCTCACTCAGTATCTGTCTGCTGGCAACACACACCTCTGCAG TGTATGTCGAATGCTGTCGAAGATATATGAAAACCAGAGTACCATTTGGTGTAATCAGGGGTTACTCAgtccagagagagacagaactgTGTCCTATAAATGCTATCAT TTTCCACACAAAGAGGGGAAAAGCGTGCACGGATCCTGCTTTCAACTGGGTGATGGAGTATGTGAACCGTCTCCG GAATGCGGCACAATTGGTTCACAAGACTTCAAAAGTCCAAAAATAG